Genomic window (Streptomyces cadmiisoli):
GACGGGGTGCGCCGGTCGGTGCCGCGTTCGGGCGGCGCCGGGAGTCAGCCGATGCGGGTCAGCTTGTCCGTGAAGCCCGGCTCGGCGAGGTCCGACTTCAGGGCGACCGGCACCTCGACGGCGCCGCCGCTGCCGTCGCCCACGGTGAGCGTGCCCACCTTGGCGCCCGCCTTCGCGGTGTGCGGTACGACGTCGGCCTCGAACGACAGCTTCACCTTCAGCCCGGCCCAGCCGACCGCGGTGACGTCCTGCGTGGCCACGACCGGGGTACGGCCGCCGAGCCGGTCGTCGACGTATCCGACGACGTCGCCCTTCTTCAGGATCTTCGCCGAGGCCAGCGCCTCCTGGGCGGCGAGCAGCGCGGTCTTGCTGACCGCGTTCACCGTGTCGATGATCGGGGCCTTGTGCTGGCCGAGGATCGCGCCGACCACGGTCACCGTCTCACCGCCGACCTCCTTGCGGGCGGCGAACAGGAGGTTGCCGCCGGCCGCGGTGGTGCTGCCGGTCTTGATGCCGATGGCGCCGTTGTAGGGGACGAGCGTGTTGTAGTTGTAGTGCTTCCGCCCGGCCGGGTCGACCCACTCGCCCATCGAGGAGATCTCCACCAGGGCCGGGATCTTCACCAGCTCGTTGCCCAGCTTCACCTGGTCCTCGGCGGTGGAGACGGTGGTCTCCTTCAGCCCCGAGGCGTCGGTGTAGGTGGTGTCGGTCATACCGAGCTCCTCGGCGGCGTCGTTCATCTTCTTGATGAACTCCGCCTCCGTGCCGGAGTCCCAACGGGCCAGCAGCCGGGCGATGTTGTTCGCGGAGGGGATCATGATGGCGGACAGGGCCTGCCGCTCGCTGATCCGGTCGCCCTCCTTGACGTTGTTGAGCGTGGACTCGCCCTGCTGGTCGAAGCCGCCCTCCTCCTCGGCGGTGGCGTCGACCTCGATGTCCGGGCCCTCCTCACCGGACTTCAGCGGGTGCTCCTTGAGGATGACGTACGCCGTCATCGCCTTGGCCACCGAGCCGATGGCGACCGGCTTCTGGTCGCCGAAGCTGTCCATCGTGCCGATGCCGGTGCCGTCCATCCAGCCCTGGCCCTCGTTCGGCCACGGCAGTCCGACCCGGTCGCCGTCGAACGAGTAGGTCTCCTCGGCCGTGAGCTCCAGCGTCGGCGTCGGCAGCGGACGCACGGCCTGCGCGATCGCAAAGACGACCACCAGCAGAAGCAGCAGCGGCGTCCAGATCTTCACCCTGCGGACCGTCGTGCGGAGCGGCGTCTCCGGGGGCGGCGGCGTGTTCGTCAGCTCCGCCAGCAGATCCAGCGGCGGCTTGGGCGGCAACGGCTGCTGCGTGGTGCGCTCGGGCCCGACCTGCGGCACGGCCGCGGTCGCCTCGGCGGGAACCTTGGGCAGCGCGGTGGTGGCCGCCGGGGGCGGCTTGCGGGTCGACGGGTCGTCCAGCGGCTTGAGCGCGACGAACCTGCTGGTGCGCTCGGCCTCCGCGGCCGCCTTCTGGGCGTCCCCCAGCTTCAGCATGGTGGTCGGCTGGTCCACGGGCGGCTTCGGCGCCATGGTCCGGAAGACGGCGGTGGGCTGATCGACGGCCTTGCCGCGGGGCTCGGCGTCGTCCGTGTCGCCGCCCCGGGCGCCGGGGCCGCCGCCCTTCGGCGCGCCGCCTCCGGTGCCGGTGCCGGGCCGGTCGCCGTCCTCGGCGTCGTCCGTCGCGCCGGCCCCGGCGGAGTCGTCGCCGGACTCACCCTCGGCCGCGTCGGACTTCGCGCCCGCGCCGCCCTCGTCGGAGGCCCGGCCCTTTTCGGGCGTCCCGCGCTCCTCGGAGGTCGCGCCCTCTTCGGCCTTCCCGGACCCTGCGAACTGTCCGGCCTTCGGGGCTTCTTCGGGCTTTGCGCCGCTTTCGGCCTTCGCGGTGCCGTCGGCCTTCGGGGCTTCTTCGGGCCTGGCGGCGCCGTCACGCGTCTCGGCCTCTTCGGCCTTCCCGGCCGCTCCGAACTGTCCGGACTTCCCGGCCTCTTCGGCCTTCCCGGACTTCGCGGACTGTCCGGACTTCCGGGCTTCCCCGGCCTTCGCGGTGCCCTCGGACTTCTGCGCCTCTTCGGACTTCGCGCCGCTTTCGGACTTCGCGCCGCCTTCAGCCTTCGCGGTCGCTTCGGGCTTGGTGGCGGCGGGGGCGGTGGGCTCCGCGTCATCCCCGCCCTTGTCGGCGGCACCGGCCTTGGCCTCGGAGGCCCCCTGCGCCCGCGCGGCGGCCTCCTCGCCCCCGGCGTCGCTTCCCGCGTCGGCGTCGGCGTCGGTGTCGTCCGCCGCCTCGCCGTCCGTGCCGCCGTCGCCGTCGCCGCCGGCGTCGTTCCGCGCCCCGGCGTCCGAGGCGTCGGACCGCCCGTTCCCGGTGCCGTCCTCGCCGTCCGTGTCGCCGCCGTCCTCCTCGGCGGTGGCGTCCGCGCCGTCCCGCGGGCCCGCCGAGGTCACCCATGCGGCGACGGCCGCCCGCAGGCGGTCGTCACCCACCGTCTCGGTCCCGCCGCCCCGCTCGGCCCCGGCCTCCGTCCCGGCGGAATCGCTCACTTCTTCGGAACGTTCGGCCTCCGCGGATCCCTCGGACTCCTCGGCCTCCGCGGGCCGCGCGGAGCGGTCCCGTACGGAGAGCACCTGCGTCGCCGTGTCGGCGCGTGCGCCGGTGTCCGGCGCGGACTCCCGTGCCACGGCGAGCCGGGGATCACTGGGTGCGCCCTTGCGGGCCTCGGGAACCGGACCCGCGCTCCCCGACGTCGGTTCTTCCGACGACTCGCGCTGCTTCGACCTGTCGGGGGACTCGCCCGCCACCGATGCCTCCTCCATGCGCCGCACGTTATCCGTGCGCCTACCCCAAACCGTGGAAACGACCGCCTGGCAAACCGTTCCACAGCGCTGTCCGAACCGTGTATCAGTGTCCTGTGTGTGGGCTTGACCCCTGAGGTAGACGAGAACGACATACCTACTGGTTCCACTACGAACCGGTCACGCACCCTCGACAGACCAATGTGAGAGGGGTCACCCTGTCATTCATCCACGCGGGGAGGCATGGATGGGCAGGAGCCGCAGAACACTTCCGGAGGAGCTTCTGCTGCTGGCACTGGACCCGACCACGGGTACCACTGCACAGCCGCAGTCGCTCGACCTTGGTCTGGCCGGAGCACAGCTAGTGGAGCTGGCGCTGGCCGGACGGATAGCCCCAGACGGGGATCGTATCGCCGTGGTGTCCCCACGGCCGACTGGAGATCCGACCCTGGACAGCGCGTTGGAGTTGCTGCGCAGGCGTGGCGCTCCGGTACGGGCCGTTCACTGGATCGGCGGGCCGCGTCTCGGGCTCCGCCAGACCTACCTCTCGCATCTGGAGCGGTGCGGCATGGTGCATGCCGTGGCGGGCCAGATGTGCGGGGTGCTGCCGACGACTCGCTACCAGGCGACGGAAACGGCGATCAGCCGGGAGATCAGGGCCCGGCTGGACTCCGCGATCCGCACCGGTGTACCACCGGACCCGCGGACCGCGGCGCTCGCCGCGCTCGCTCACGCGGTCGGCCTCGGCAAGCACCTGTATCCGGGCAACGAGGGACGCTCGTCCCGCTCCCGGCTGCGGGACCTGATCAGGCACGACCCGATGGGCGGCCTCGTGGCGCACGCCGTGATGGACGTTCAGAACGGTGTGGCCGCCCAGCCGCGCCGTAGCCCGGCGGCGCCCGGCCGCCCGGCCGCCGGACCCAGGTCCGCGACGGAGCCCGCCCGGGGTGTCCCCGTGCAGCCGCGTCGTGGATCGATGGCGCGTGTCGTGGCTCACTGAGCCGCAGTCCCACGGCATCGCACCACGACGGCAGTACCACCGCAGCACAGCACGCAGCATGTCCGCACCACGCACCGCCGCGTGACACCGAGCCGCGGAAGAGGGCCGAACGGACCCGGTTCGGGAGCCGCAGCGGTCCGCGCGGGGTGGCGGGACCCGTCCTTCGGACGAGGACGGTCCCGCCACCCCGCGCGGACGCATGTGTGCGTTCGACGCGACGCGTACCTGCCGCATATCCGCAGTTTCCCAGCGGTAAGAAGCACCTTGGTGGCAATCTGCTCAGCAGCAGATACGCAAAGTGGCAGAGTTCGAGGCACGCAGCCGGAGGTGCACGTCCCGTGGCGTCCAATGTCAATCCCACTGTCAGGCGACGCCGGCTGGGCCAGGAGCTCCGCAGGCTCCGCGAGCTCAAGGGCATGACGGCCGAAGAGGTGGCGGAGCGGCTGCTGGTGTCGCAGTCGAAGATCAGCCGGCTGGAGAACGGCCGCCGCAGCATCAGCCAGCGCGACGTGCGCGATCTGTGCGGGGTCTACGAGGTGGAGGACCACCGGATCGTCGACTCGCTGATGCAGATGGCCAAGGACTCCCGCCAGCAGGGCTGGTGGCACTCGTTCGGCGACATCCCGTACAGCGTCTACATCGGCCTGGAGACGGACGCGGCGAGCCTGCGCGTGTACGACCCCCAGGTCGTCCCCGGTCTGTTGCAGACCCGCCAGTACGCCGAGGCGCTCATCCAGGGCGCCCTGCCCGAGGCGACCGCGACCGACATCGACAAACGCGTCCAGGTGCGGCTGCGGCGGCAGGAGCGTATTGCCGCCGAGGACACCCCGCTTCGCCTGTGGGCGGTGCTGGACGAGGCCGCCGTACGGCGTGAGGTCGGCAACCGGCAGGTGATGATCGAGCAGCTGGAACACCTGCTGGAGATGTCCCAGCTGCCGCACGTGACCGTGCAGTTGATCCCGTTCTCGATGGGCGCGCACCCCGGGGTGAGCGGCCAGTACGCGATTCTGGAGTTCCCGGACGCCGCGGATTCGAGCGTGGTCTACATCGAGGGCGTCACCAGCGACCTTTATCTGGAGAAACCGCAGGATGTTCAGAAGTACAGCGTGATGTACGAGCATCTGCGGGCACAGGCGCTGAATGTGGACCAAACCCGGGAATTCCTCTCGGATGTGGCCAAGAGCTACGCCCGCTGAGCCGGTTCCCGACACGGGCGGCGGAACGGTACACCTTCCCCCGCCCCGGACGGAAGGCCTCGCCGGAATATGCCATCCGGTCGAGTGAACGGCCGCTCCGCACAGCGATGTTGGCGAGTAGCGTCGATCACGCCATCAAGCAAGAACGTTGGCGCAATCACAGCAACTCAGCAACTGCTTACCGGAGCGAAAATGGCAATCAAGCAGGGCGCGACGGACGCGTGGGTCAAGTCCTCGTACTCCCAGGGCAATGGCGCGTGCGTCGAGATCAAGTCCCCTGTCCTGTCCGCAATGGCCGTCCGGGACTCCAAGGTCCCGGAGGGTCCCGTCCTGGCCTTCCCCGCCGGCGCGTGGAACGCCTTCGTGGCATCGGTCAAGGCGTAAGGGGGAGGCCCCCTCTGACCACGCCCGACAACTTCAGAGCACCATCGAAAGAGCCCTCTCGACCAGTTCGCCGTCCTTGCCGAGGGGGCTCGGCTCATTCCACGGACTCCCGCTCCCGCGGACGGCTCACACCACCGGAAAGGCCACGTCGCACACCGGATCCCCGGCCCCGGCCGCATCCCAGTCCGCGAAGTACACCTCCCGGCACGGACCGCCGTACGACAGCCCCCGGGCCCTCATCCACTCCTCCACCGCCTCGAAGGCGGCCAGGATCTGCGGGTGCGCCACCTGCGCCTTGGTGATCCGCGTGTAGGCGAGCCGCCGGGCGGGCTCGACCCGCACCCCGGTCTCCCACGTCCGCCCGTGCTCGGCCACCCACGCCCGGGCCGCCGCCTCGTCGGCGACCGGCACGCACGACTCCGCCGGACCGTCGCTCTCCATCGACACCTCGGAGTGGTAGACGACGAACGGTGCCGCCGTCACCCCGCCGCACTCCCGGGCCGCCGCCTCCAACCGGCCGATCGACGCCCCGATCCACGCCGGCAGCTCGTCCGCCAGCGTGTGCCGGGTCTCGGTGATGACCACCCGCTCGGGCACGTC
Coding sequences:
- a CDS encoding D-alanyl-D-alanine carboxypeptidase, with the translated sequence MEEASVAGESPDRSKQRESSEEPTSGSAGPVPEARKGAPSDPRLAVARESAPDTGARADTATQVLSVRDRSARPAEAEESEGSAEAERSEEVSDSAGTEAGAERGGGTETVGDDRLRAAVAAWVTSAGPRDGADATAEEDGGDTDGEDGTGNGRSDASDAGARNDAGGDGDGGTDGEAADDTDADADAGSDAGGEEAAARAQGASEAKAGAADKGGDDAEPTAPAATKPEATAKAEGGAKSESGAKSEEAQKSEGTAKAGEARKSGQSAKSGKAEEAGKSGQFGAAGKAEEAETRDGAARPEEAPKADGTAKAESGAKPEEAPKAGQFAGSGKAEEGATSEERGTPEKGRASDEGGAGAKSDAAEGESGDDSAGAGATDDAEDGDRPGTGTGGGAPKGGGPGARGGDTDDAEPRGKAVDQPTAVFRTMAPKPPVDQPTTMLKLGDAQKAAAEAERTSRFVALKPLDDPSTRKPPPAATTALPKVPAEATAAVPQVGPERTTQQPLPPKPPLDLLAELTNTPPPPETPLRTTVRRVKIWTPLLLLLVVVFAIAQAVRPLPTPTLELTAEETYSFDGDRVGLPWPNEGQGWMDGTGIGTMDSFGDQKPVAIGSVAKAMTAYVILKEHPLKSGEEGPDIEVDATAEEEGGFDQQGESTLNNVKEGDRISERQALSAIMIPSANNIARLLARWDSGTEAEFIKKMNDAAEELGMTDTTYTDASGLKETTVSTAEDQVKLGNELVKIPALVEISSMGEWVDPAGRKHYNYNTLVPYNGAIGIKTGSTTAAGGNLLFAARKEVGGETVTVVGAILGQHKAPIIDTVNAVSKTALLAAQEALASAKILKKGDVVGYVDDRLGGRTPVVATQDVTAVGWAGLKVKLSFEADVVPHTAKAGAKVGTLTVGDGSGGAVEVPVALKSDLAEPGFTDKLTRIG
- a CDS encoding GOLPH3/VPS74 family protein; translated protein: MGRSRRTLPEELLLLALDPTTGTTAQPQSLDLGLAGAQLVELALAGRIAPDGDRIAVVSPRPTGDPTLDSALELLRRRGAPVRAVHWIGGPRLGLRQTYLSHLERCGMVHAVAGQMCGVLPTTRYQATETAISREIRARLDSAIRTGVPPDPRTAALAALAHAVGLGKHLYPGNEGRSSRSRLRDLIRHDPMGGLVAHAVMDVQNGVAAQPRRSPAAPGRPAAGPRSATEPARGVPVQPRRGSMARVVAH
- a CDS encoding helix-turn-helix domain-containing protein yields the protein MASNVNPTVRRRRLGQELRRLRELKGMTAEEVAERLLVSQSKISRLENGRRSISQRDVRDLCGVYEVEDHRIVDSLMQMAKDSRQQGWWHSFGDIPYSVYIGLETDAASLRVYDPQVVPGLLQTRQYAEALIQGALPEATATDIDKRVQVRLRRQERIAAEDTPLRLWAVLDEAAVRREVGNRQVMIEQLEHLLEMSQLPHVTVQLIPFSMGAHPGVSGQYAILEFPDAADSSVVYIEGVTSDLYLEKPQDVQKYSVMYEHLRAQALNVDQTREFLSDVAKSYAR
- a CDS encoding DUF397 domain-containing protein, which gives rise to MAIKQGATDAWVKSSYSQGNGACVEIKSPVLSAMAVRDSKVPEGPVLAFPAGAWNAFVASVKA
- a CDS encoding MerR family transcriptional regulator, with protein sequence MTEDGIVTEPADDELLTIGAFAARARLSAKALRLYDRLGLLTPARVDEISGYRQYRAGQVERARLVALLRRLDMPLARIAEVVDADGPDAADLLAAYWADVEARLAGQRTLADYLRGRLSGRSSEMYGKFVVETVDVPERVVITETRHTLADELPAWIGASIGRLEAAARECGGVTAAPFVVYHSEVSMESDGPAESCVPVADEAAARAWVAEHGRTWETGVRVEPARRLAYTRITKAQVAHPQILAAFEAVEEWMRARGLSYGGPCREVYFADWDAAGAGDPVCDVAFPVV